A genomic window from Polaribacter gangjinensis includes:
- a CDS encoding DoxX family protein — translation MKLFSDYPTEILILLFLIVTFLQSGIDKLLDWKGNVSFINEHFKNSPLKNNVPVLLGIILLIEIVATILMSIGIYQLYHSGEKEMALLGIELCAITLIFLLIGQRLAKDYAGAMSLTVYFILTVFGVFLLHN, via the coding sequence ATGAAATTATTTAGTGATTATCCAACAGAGATTTTAATATTGCTTTTTTTGATTGTTACTTTTTTACAATCAGGAATTGATAAATTATTGGATTGGAAAGGAAATGTTTCATTTATAAATGAACATTTTAAAAATTCACCTCTCAAAAATAATGTGCCTGTTTTATTAGGAATCATTTTATTGATTGAAATTGTTGCCACAATTTTAATGAGTATAGGAATCTATCAATTGTATCATTCAGGCGAAAAAGAAATGGCTCTTTTAGGAATTGAACTTTGTGCAATTACCTTGATTTTTTTATTGATTGGTCAACGTTTGGCAAAAGATTATGCAGGTGCTATGTCTTTAACAGTTTATTTTATTTTGACCGTTTTTGGAGTTTTTTTATTACATAACTAA
- a CDS encoding VOC family protein codes for MKKRVTGIGGLFFKTKDVNATKDWYQKHLGFNTDEWGCTFKWKDDSGNLGTTQWSPFSEKSTHFEPSKKEFMFNYRVENLVELLKELKKEGVTILGEIQEFEYGKFGWILDNDGNKIELWEPIDENLFK; via the coding sequence ATGAAAAAAAGAGTTACTGGAATTGGCGGATTATTTTTTAAAACAAAAGATGTAAATGCCACAAAAGATTGGTATCAAAAACACTTAGGTTTTAACACGGATGAATGGGGCTGCACATTTAAATGGAAAGATGATTCTGGAAATTTAGGCACAACTCAATGGTCTCCATTCTCAGAAAAATCAACTCATTTTGAACCTTCTAAAAAAGAATTCATGTTCAATTACCGAGTTGAAAATTTAGTTGAATTGCTTAAAGAATTAAAAAAAGAAGGCGTAACTATCTTAGGCGAAATTCAAGAATTTGAGTACGGAAAATTCGGTTGGATTTTAGACAATGATGGGAACAAAATTGAACTTTGGGAACCTATTGATGAAAATTTATTCAAATAA
- a CDS encoding DUF1801 domain-containing protein: MTSKANTVDDYISELTDERKIIIEKLRNSILNNLPKGFEEGMQYGMIGYFVPHKIYPNGYHCNPKEPLPFMSIASQKNSVNMYHMGLYAKKDVYDWFVTEYSKQFSKKLDIGKSCIRFKNEAAIPFEILEELVQKIAVDEWISIYENTMKK; this comes from the coding sequence ATGACTTCAAAAGCGAATACAGTAGATGATTATATTTCGGAATTAACTGATGAAAGAAAAATAATCATAGAAAAACTAAGAAATTCTATTTTAAACAACCTTCCAAAGGGATTTGAAGAAGGAATGCAATATGGAATGATTGGGTATTTTGTTCCCCACAAAATTTATCCAAATGGCTATCATTGTAATCCTAAAGAACCATTGCCATTTATGAGTATTGCTTCTCAGAAAAATTCTGTGAATATGTATCATATGGGATTGTATGCAAAAAAAGATGTGTATGATTGGTTTGTAACTGAATATTCCAAACAATTTTCAAAGAAATTAGATATAGGAAAAAGTTGTATCCGTTTTAAAAATGAAGCAGCTATTCCTTTTGAAATATTAGAAGAATTAGTTCAAAAAATAGCTGTTGATGAATGGATTTCTATTTATGAAAATACCATGAAAAAATAA
- a CDS encoding 2-hydroxyacid dehydrogenase: MKILHLDTNNSLLINQLNDFGFENEEDYTSSKSDIEAKIHLYDGIIIRSRFSIDKTFLEKATNLKFIGRVGAGLENIDCEFASSKKIHLIAAPEGNRNAVGEHTLGMLLSLFNKLNKANSEVKNGIWQREQNRGIELDGKTIGIIGYGNMGKSFAKKLKGFDVEVICYDIKPNVGDENCRQVSLAELQEKATVVSLHTPQTSDTKKMICESFINQFHHNFWLLNTARGSAVITTDLVKALQSGKILGAGLDVLEYEKTSFENFFSDENIPEAFQYLINAENVILTPHIAGWTVESHEKLAQTIVDKIKNIFIKN; encoded by the coding sequence ATGAAAATTCTTCACTTAGACACCAATAACTCATTATTAATCAACCAATTGAATGATTTTGGTTTTGAAAATGAAGAAGATTATACTTCGTCAAAAAGTGATATTGAAGCTAAAATTCATTTATATGATGGCATAATCATTAGAAGTCGATTTTCAATTGACAAAACTTTTTTAGAAAAGGCAACAAACCTCAAATTTATTGGTAGAGTTGGCGCAGGTTTAGAAAATATTGATTGTGAATTTGCATCATCAAAAAAGATTCATCTCATTGCTGCTCCTGAAGGCAACAGAAATGCTGTTGGAGAACATACCTTAGGAATGTTATTATCGCTTTTTAATAAGCTAAATAAAGCAAATTCTGAAGTGAAAAATGGCATTTGGCAACGTGAGCAAAATCGTGGAATTGAGTTGGATGGAAAAACTATAGGTATCATTGGCTATGGAAACATGGGAAAATCCTTTGCAAAAAAACTAAAAGGTTTTGATGTAGAAGTGATTTGTTATGATATCAAACCCAATGTTGGTGATGAAAATTGTAGGCAAGTTTCTTTAGCTGAACTGCAAGAAAAGGCGACAGTTGTAAGTTTACATACACCACAAACTTCAGATACAAAAAAAATGATTTGTGAAAGTTTTATCAATCAATTTCATCATAATTTTTGGTTATTAAATACAGCAAGAGGTTCTGCAGTTATAACTACTGATTTGGTAAAAGCATTACAATCAGGGAAAATTTTAGGTGCAGGATTAGATGTTTTGGAATATGAAAAAACTTCATTTGAAAACTTTTTTTCTGATGAAAATATCCCAGAAGCTTTTCAATATTTAATTAATGCTGAAAACGTAATTTTAACACCTCATATTGCAGGCTGGACAGTAGAAAGTCATGAAAAATTGGCACAAACTATTGTCGATAAAATCAAAAATATATTCATAAAAAATTAA
- the panB gene encoding 3-methyl-2-oxobutanoate hydroxymethyltransferase: protein MSVAKKQYKRITVKSLVEMKANGEKISMLTAYDYTMAKILDNAGLDVLLVGDSASNVMAGHETTLPITLDQMIYHASAVVRAIERSLVVVDLPFGSYQSDPKEALRSAIRIMKESGGHAIKLEGGSEIKESIKRILNAGIPVMGHLGLTPQSIYKFGTYTVRAKEEEEAQKLMEDALLLERIGCFAIVLEKVPAKLAEKVAKALTIPIIGIGAGNGVDGQVLVTHDMIGMTHEFHPRFLRRYLDLYDDMTKAFEQYVTDVKSSDFPSEKEQY, encoded by the coding sequence ATGTCTGTAGCAAAAAAACAGTACAAGCGAATTACCGTAAAATCTCTAGTAGAAATGAAAGCCAATGGCGAAAAAATAAGTATGCTTACTGCTTACGATTATACCATGGCAAAAATTTTAGACAATGCTGGTTTGGATGTGCTTTTGGTAGGTGATTCTGCATCAAATGTTATGGCTGGTCACGAAACAACACTACCAATTACGTTAGATCAAATGATTTATCATGCAAGTGCTGTTGTAAGAGCTATTGAACGTAGTTTGGTAGTGGTTGATTTGCCTTTTGGAAGTTATCAATCTGACCCAAAAGAAGCTTTGCGTTCAGCCATTAGAATTATGAAAGAAAGTGGTGGACATGCTATTAAATTAGAAGGAGGAAGTGAAATTAAAGAATCTATCAAACGCATTTTAAACGCAGGAATTCCTGTAATGGGACATTTGGGATTAACGCCACAATCAATCTATAAATTTGGCACGTATACAGTTAGAGCCAAAGAAGAAGAGGAAGCCCAAAAATTGATGGAAGATGCCTTATTGTTGGAAAGAATTGGCTGTTTTGCAATTGTTTTGGAAAAAGTTCCTGCAAAATTGGCTGAAAAAGTAGCAAAAGCTTTAACGATTCCAATTATTGGAATTGGCGCTGGAAATGGTGTTGACGGTCAAGTTTTGGTAACTCATGATATGATTGGAATGACACACGAATTTCACCCACGTTTTTTACGTAGATATTTGGATTTATATGATGATATGACAAAAGCTTTTGAACAATATGTAACTGATGTGAAAAGCAGTGATTTTCCTAGTGAAAAAGAGCAGTATTAA
- a CDS encoding nuclear transport factor 2 family protein, whose product MQKIILVLAAFIISFTSSSQEKNSEIEIKNVIDTFFDGLHKGDSSIVAKTLHKNIKIQTTNTSKEGKKVLLDETRDQLLKAIASKKSNQKFFEKLLSYDIKIDGNLASVWTPYEFFYNDTFSHCGANSFQLFNNNGTWEIIFIVDMRRRDDCTYLQK is encoded by the coding sequence ATGCAAAAAATTATTTTAGTATTAGCAGCATTTATTATCAGTTTTACAAGCTCTTCTCAAGAAAAAAATTCAGAAATAGAAATCAAAAATGTAATTGACACTTTTTTTGATGGATTGCACAAAGGAGACAGTAGCATTGTAGCAAAAACACTTCACAAAAACATTAAAATTCAAACAACAAATACATCGAAAGAAGGTAAAAAAGTGCTGCTAGATGAAACAAGAGACCAGCTTTTAAAAGCAATAGCATCAAAAAAATCAAACCAAAAATTCTTTGAAAAATTACTTTCTTACGACATTAAAATTGATGGAAATTTAGCTTCAGTTTGGACACCTTATGAGTTCTTTTACAATGATACTTTTAGTCATTGTGGCGCCAATTCTTTTCAGCTTTTTAATAACAATGGCACTTGGGAAATTATTTTTATAGTGGATATGAGAAGAAGAGACGATTGCACTTACTTACAGAAATAA
- a CDS encoding sigma-70 family RNA polymerase sigma factor has product MAEQQHILHPDFWVDKHSDYLFNFAIARVNNYDLAKDLVQETFFAGLKSAKNFEGKASERTWLVSILKRKIIDHYRKINSIKGQAEVKMNFYEDGENEGSWIEERVPQSWDNATEKSIENEELKQQLDYCISKLPEKYAMVFTMKTIQEFETEDICKELDITSSNLWVMIHRARTQLRKCMEDNWFKK; this is encoded by the coding sequence ATGGCTGAACAGCAACATATTTTACATCCTGATTTTTGGGTTGACAAGCATTCTGATTACTTGTTCAACTTTGCTATTGCGCGTGTAAATAATTATGATTTAGCAAAAGATTTGGTGCAAGAAACATTTTTTGCTGGATTAAAATCTGCCAAAAACTTTGAAGGAAAAGCTTCTGAAAGAACTTGGTTAGTATCTATTTTAAAAAGAAAAATTATTGATCACTATCGAAAAATAAATTCCATAAAAGGTCAAGCTGAAGTAAAAATGAACTTTTATGAAGATGGCGAAAACGAAGGAAGTTGGATTGAAGAACGTGTTCCTCAAAGTTGGGATAATGCTACAGAAAAATCTATCGAAAATGAAGAGTTAAAACAGCAGTTGGATTATTGTATTTCCAAATTACCAGAAAAATATGCCATGGTTTTTACAATGAAAACCATTCAAGAGTTTGAAACCGAGGATATTTGTAAGGAATTAGACATCACGTCGTCCAATTTATGGGTTATGATTCACAGAGCTCGAACGCAACTTAGAAAATGCATGGAAGATAATTGGTTTAAAAAGTAA
- a CDS encoding O-methyltransferase — MNFLPEKIENYVVKHSQQEPEILAALSKETWQKVLNPRMLSGAFQGRVLSMISKLIQPKTILEIGTFTGYATLCFAEGLSKNGKIITIDKNEELETLQNKYFLKSGFRDQIIQKVGNALEIIPTIDEKFDLVFIDADKVNYENYFHLIIDKMNPGGIILSDNVLWSGKIVEELDPKDVDTKALLSYNALLNSDQRVETVLLPIRDGLTISRVK, encoded by the coding sequence ATGAATTTTTTACCTGAAAAAATTGAAAACTATGTTGTGAAACATTCGCAACAAGAGCCCGAAATTTTAGCAGCATTAAGTAAAGAAACTTGGCAAAAAGTATTGAATCCTAGAATGCTGAGTGGGGCATTTCAAGGACGAGTTTTGTCAATGATTTCAAAATTGATTCAACCAAAAACAATTTTAGAAATCGGCACTTTTACAGGATATGCAACTCTTTGTTTTGCTGAAGGATTATCAAAAAATGGAAAAATAATCACGATTGATAAAAACGAAGAACTAGAAACTTTGCAAAACAAGTACTTTTTAAAATCCGGTTTTAGAGATCAAATTATTCAAAAAGTAGGAAATGCACTAGAAATTATTCCAACAATTGATGAAAAATTTGATTTAGTTTTTATTGATGCTGACAAGGTAAATTATGAAAATTACTTTCATTTGATTATTGATAAAATGAATCCAGGAGGAATTATTTTATCTGACAATGTGCTTTGGAGTGGAAAAATTGTTGAAGAGTTAGATCCCAAAGATGTTGATACAAAAGCATTGTTAAGCTATAATGCACTTTTAAACTCGGATCAAAGAGTAGAAACTGTTTTACTTCCAATCAGAGATGGTTTAACAATCAGCAGAGTAAAATAA
- a CDS encoding Sec-independent protein translocase subunit TatA/TatB, with protein sequence MNTPFLFISGQEIFVVLLFVIMFFGADKIPEIARGLGKGMRQIKDATNDIKNEINESAKNNTVTTDVTKSLNENVTEVKDAIDEITGPIKRNM encoded by the coding sequence ATGAACACACCTTTTTTATTTATTAGTGGTCAAGAAATATTTGTGGTTTTACTTTTTGTAATCATGTTTTTTGGAGCAGATAAAATTCCAGAAATTGCTCGTGGTTTAGGAAAAGGAATGCGTCAAATAAAAGATGCAACCAATGATATTAAAAATGAAATCAACGAAAGTGCCAAAAACAATACGGTTACTACTGATGTTACAAAAAGTCTAAATGAAAATGTAACTGAAGTAAAAGATGCCATTGATGAAATTACGGGTCCTATAAAAAGAAATATGTAA
- the mutS gene encoding DNA mismatch repair protein MutS, which yields MKQYNAIKKKYPDAMLLFRVGDFYETFGEDAKKAAQVLGIILTKRGAGSETETALAGFPHHSLHTYLPKLVKAGMRVAICDQLEDPKMTKTIVKRGVTELVTPGVSLNDEVLQSKSNNFLAAIHFTKNVVGISFLDVSTGEFLVAQGTVSMIDKLLQNFSPSEVLVQKQFKQTFLEKFENRYHTFYLDDWVFQETFANETLHNHFDVKSLKGFGIQELTYGIIAAGAVLFYLSETQHHQLKHIQTISRIAEDTYVWMDRFTIRNLELYNPNAVNAVTLLDVIDKTISPMGGRMLKRWLALPLKNIDEIKNRHELVKFFIHSESYFEIINYQLKQISDLERLISKVATGKVSPKEVIDLKNSLKAILPIKEASEKSANSTVQNFGKKLHSCSNLIDKISEILFENAPVNILKGNAIAKNVHQELDDLRAISTSGKNYLDDMLARETEKTGISSLKISFNNVFGYYIEVRNTHKDKVPETWIRKQTLVNAERYITEELKEYETKILGAEEKIQVLEQQIFADLVQYIIQFVQPIQENAQTIATLDCLLSFAKLAIDNNYVCPIIDESTDLEIKNGRHPVIEKQLPIDQQYIANDVVLNRNQQQIIMITGPNMSGKSAILRQTALIVLLAQMGSYVPAQHAKIGIVDKIFTRVGASDNISMGESTFMVEMNETAAILNNISERSLVLLDEIGRGTSTYDGISIAWAIAEFLHEHPSKAKTLFATHYHELNEMTATFERIKNYNVSVKELKDSIIFIRKLVAGGSNHSFGIHVAKLAGMPSMVIHRANKILAQLEKNNKNANVKEALKQTQHQEMQLSFFQLDDPLLENIREEILATNIDTLTPIEALMKLNEIKRMLVKK from the coding sequence ATGAAACAATACAATGCCATCAAGAAAAAATATCCTGATGCTATGTTGCTTTTTAGAGTAGGAGATTTTTACGAAACTTTTGGTGAAGATGCTAAAAAAGCTGCACAAGTTTTGGGAATTATTCTTACAAAACGTGGTGCAGGAAGTGAAACAGAAACAGCTTTGGCTGGTTTTCCTCATCATTCTTTGCATACCTATTTACCAAAATTGGTAAAAGCAGGAATGCGTGTTGCTATTTGTGATCAATTAGAAGATCCAAAAATGACAAAAACCATTGTTAAACGTGGTGTTACAGAATTGGTAACTCCTGGAGTTTCTTTAAATGACGAAGTGTTACAATCTAAAAGTAACAACTTTTTGGCGGCAATTCATTTTACTAAAAATGTGGTCGGAATTTCATTTTTAGATGTTTCTACAGGCGAATTTTTAGTGGCTCAAGGAACTGTTTCAATGATTGATAAATTGTTGCAAAATTTCTCGCCAAGTGAAGTGTTGGTTCAAAAACAATTCAAACAAACATTTTTAGAAAAATTTGAAAATAGATATCACACTTTTTATTTGGATGATTGGGTTTTTCAAGAAACTTTTGCAAACGAAACCTTGCACAATCATTTTGATGTAAAAAGCTTGAAAGGTTTTGGAATTCAAGAACTTACCTATGGAATTATTGCTGCTGGAGCCGTACTTTTTTATCTTTCAGAAACGCAACATCATCAGTTAAAACACATTCAAACCATCAGCAGAATAGCAGAAGATACATACGTTTGGATGGATCGTTTTACGATTCGAAACTTAGAATTGTACAATCCGAATGCTGTAAATGCAGTCACACTATTAGATGTCATTGACAAAACCATTTCTCCAATGGGAGGAAGGATGTTGAAACGTTGGTTGGCATTGCCTTTAAAAAATATTGATGAGATAAAAAATCGTCATGAATTGGTGAAGTTTTTTATTCATTCTGAAAGCTATTTTGAGATTATCAATTATCAGTTAAAACAAATTTCTGATTTAGAACGATTGATTTCAAAAGTGGCAACAGGAAAGGTTTCTCCTAAGGAAGTAATTGATTTAAAAAACTCTTTAAAGGCAATTTTACCCATCAAAGAAGCATCTGAAAAAAGTGCCAATTCTACGGTTCAAAACTTTGGAAAAAAACTACATTCTTGCAGCAATTTGATTGATAAAATCAGTGAAATTCTTTTTGAAAACGCACCTGTAAATATTTTAAAAGGAAATGCAATTGCCAAAAATGTGCATCAAGAATTGGATGATTTACGCGCAATTTCAACATCTGGAAAAAATTATTTGGATGATATGCTTGCTCGTGAAACCGAAAAAACAGGCATTTCAAGTTTAAAAATTTCATTCAATAATGTTTTTGGATATTATATTGAAGTACGAAATACACACAAGGACAAAGTTCCAGAAACCTGGATTCGCAAACAAACCTTGGTAAATGCTGAGCGTTATATTACAGAAGAGCTCAAAGAATATGAAACCAAAATTTTAGGCGCTGAAGAAAAAATTCAGGTTTTAGAGCAGCAAATTTTTGCTGATTTGGTTCAATATATAATTCAATTTGTGCAACCCATTCAAGAAAATGCACAAACCATTGCAACATTAGATTGCTTATTGTCTTTTGCAAAATTGGCTATTGATAACAATTATGTGTGCCCAATTATAGATGAAAGTACGGATTTAGAAATCAAAAACGGACGTCATCCAGTGATTGAAAAACAGTTGCCCATAGATCAACAATATATTGCCAATGATGTGGTTTTGAACAGAAATCAACAGCAAATCATCATGATTACTGGGCCTAATATGTCTGGAAAATCAGCAATTTTAAGGCAAACTGCTTTGATTGTTTTGTTGGCGCAAATGGGCAGTTATGTGCCTGCACAACATGCAAAAATTGGAATTGTAGATAAAATTTTTACAAGAGTTGGCGCTAGTGATAATATTTCTATGGGAGAATCAACTTTTATGGTTGAAATGAACGAAACTGCTGCCATTTTAAACAATATTTCTGAACGAAGTTTGGTGTTGTTGGATGAAATTGGACGTGGAACATCAACCTATGATGGGATTTCTATTGCATGGGCAATTGCCGAATTTTTACATGAACATCCAAGTAAGGCAAAAACGTTATTTGCTACGCATTATCATGAATTGAATGAAATGACTGCTACTTTTGAGCGCATTAAAAACTACAATGTTTCTGTAAAAGAGTTGAAAGATTCTATCATTTTCATCAGAAAATTAGTTGCAGGTGGCAGTAATCATAGCTTTGGAATTCACGTTGCAAAACTAGCAGGAATGCCAAGTATGGTAATTCACAGAGCAAATAAAATATTGGCACAATTAGAAAAAAACAACAAAAATGCCAATGTAAAAGAAGCTTTAAAACAGACACAACATCAAGAAATGCAATTGAGCTTTTTTCAATTGGATGACCCTTTGTTAGAAAACATTCGCGAAGAAATTTTGGCAACAAATATTGATACATTAACGCCCATTGAAGCTTTGATGAAGTTGAACGAAATAAAGCGAATGTTGGTAAAAAAATAA
- a CDS encoding RNA methyltransferase: MRKLKNTELKRLTIEGFKAVEKTPLIVVLDNIRSLNNIGSVFRTSDAFLIEKIYLCGITATPPNNEIHKTALGATDSVDWEYAENTIDVVEKLKSENVTVLAIEQAENSTKLNDFHPDKKQKYAVIFGNEVKGVQQKVVNSCDLCIEIPQLGTKHSLNISVSAGIVLWDIFVKLKS, from the coding sequence ATGAGAAAATTAAAAAATACCGAATTAAAAAGACTCACAATTGAAGGATTTAAAGCAGTTGAAAAAACGCCATTGATTGTGGTTTTAGACAATATCCGTAGTTTGAATAATATTGGTTCCGTTTTTAGAACAAGTGATGCTTTTTTGATTGAAAAAATCTATTTGTGTGGTATTACAGCAACACCACCAAACAACGAAATTCATAAAACAGCTTTAGGTGCAACAGATTCTGTAGATTGGGAATATGCTGAAAATACAATTGATGTTGTTGAAAAATTAAAATCTGAAAATGTAACAGTTTTGGCAATTGAACAAGCAGAAAATAGCACAAAACTGAACGATTTTCATCCTGATAAAAAACAAAAATATGCAGTTATTTTTGGAAATGAAGTGAAAGGCGTACAACAAAAAGTAGTCAATTCTTGTGATTTGTGCATTGAAATTCCGCAATTGGGAACCAAACATTCCTTAAATATTTCAGTAAGCGCAGGAATTGTTTTGTGGGATATTTTCGTAAAATTAAAATCCTAA
- the mgtE gene encoding magnesium transporter produces MTFEVTSEFVEKLSKLIELRKDSAIKKLFEDVHYADIAEVLDEVDFDEAIYIIKLLDSEKTSEILTELDEDTRLRILDNLSAKEIAEEISEMDTDDAADIIGELSAERQRNVINALEDIEHAADIKELLSYKDNTAGALMAKELVKVYETWTVAGCLRRIRGQAKEVSRVHSIYVVDKKERLVGRLSLKDLIVAKNDQKIADIYISSVDAVNVNEDDEEVAKIMSKYDLEAIPVVDDNNVLLGRITIDDIVDVLKEEADRDYQLAAGLTQDVDSDDSILDLTKARLPWLILALFGGFISVSILGGFGDAMSKFPELFFFTPLIAAMAGNVGVQSSAIIVQGLANDSLRGSLFKRLLKETILSLFNGLILSVLLMSAGMLILGFNFNVGLTVAISLISVIILASLIGTFVPIILDKKNIDPALATGPFITTSNDILGILIYFLIAKLILGF; encoded by the coding sequence ATGACCTTTGAAGTGACTTCAGAATTTGTTGAAAAGCTATCTAAACTGATTGAACTTAGAAAAGATTCTGCTATCAAGAAACTTTTTGAAGATGTTCATTATGCAGATATTGCTGAGGTTTTAGATGAAGTAGATTTTGATGAAGCTATCTATATCATTAAACTTTTAGACAGTGAAAAAACATCAGAAATTCTTACAGAATTAGATGAAGACACGCGTTTAAGAATTCTTGATAATTTATCAGCAAAAGAAATTGCAGAAGAAATTAGTGAAATGGACACTGATGATGCTGCAGATATTATTGGCGAACTTTCTGCAGAGCGTCAAAGAAATGTTATCAATGCTCTTGAAGATATTGAACATGCTGCTGATATTAAAGAATTACTCTCTTATAAAGATAACACAGCAGGAGCCTTAATGGCTAAAGAGCTTGTAAAAGTATATGAAACTTGGACAGTTGCTGGTTGTCTGCGCAGAATTCGTGGACAAGCAAAAGAGGTAAGCAGAGTGCACTCTATTTATGTAGTTGATAAAAAAGAGCGCCTTGTTGGGCGATTGTCTCTAAAAGATTTGATTGTTGCAAAAAACGATCAAAAAATTGCTGATATTTATATTTCTTCTGTTGATGCTGTAAATGTCAATGAAGATGATGAAGAGGTTGCAAAAATCATGTCGAAATACGATTTAGAAGCCATTCCTGTGGTTGATGACAACAACGTTTTATTAGGCAGAATTACCATTGATGATATTGTGGACGTTTTAAAAGAAGAAGCGGATAGAGATTATCAATTAGCAGCGGGTTTAACACAAGACGTAGATTCTGATGACAGTATTTTAGACTTGACAAAAGCGCGTTTGCCTTGGTTGATATTGGCGTTGTTTGGTGGTTTTATCAGTGTTTCTATTTTGGGAGGTTTTGGAGATGCAATGAGCAAATTTCCTGAGCTCTTTTTCTTTACGCCTTTAATTGCAGCAATGGCTGGAAATGTAGGAGTTCAATCTTCCGCAATTATTGTTCAAGGTTTGGCAAATGATAGTTTGCGAGGCTCTTTATTTAAAAGACTTTTAAAAGAAACCATTCTCAGTTTGTTTAACGGATTAATTTTATCCGTTTTATTAATGTCTGCAGGAATGTTGATTCTTGGATTTAATTTTAATGTAGGATTAACAGTAGCAATTTCTTTGATTTCTGTAATTATTTTAGCTTCCTTAATAGGAACTTTTGTCCCAATTATTTTGGATAAAAAAAATATTGATCCTGCTTTGGCTACAGGTCCTTTTATCACAACAAGTAATGATATACTAGGAATTTTAATCTACTTTTTGATCGCAAAACTAATTTTAGGATTTTAA
- the rsmA gene encoding 16S rRNA (adenine(1518)-N(6)/adenine(1519)-N(6))-dimethyltransferase RsmA, protein MTVKAKKHLGQHFLTDETIAQKIADSLSENGYNEVLEIGPGMGVLTKYLLQKKSKITVFEIDRESVEYLKETFPKEHFQLNTSKEKFEIIEGDFLKKNLHEIFKGQQVAIIGNFPYNISSQILFKAIENRVIIPEFSGMFQKEVALRIAEKEGSKTYGILSVLSQAFYDVEYLFTVPPTVFNPPPKVDSGVIRLVRKENFTLPVDEKLFFSVVKTAFNQRRKMLRSSLKSFNISDSLKEDPIFAKRPEQLSVQEFIFLTQKIANNDL, encoded by the coding sequence ATGACTGTAAAAGCAAAAAAACATTTAGGACAGCATTTTTTAACAGACGAAACTATTGCTCAAAAAATAGCAGATTCTTTATCAGAAAATGGGTATAATGAGGTGTTAGAAATTGGACCAGGAATGGGCGTTTTAACAAAATACCTATTGCAAAAAAAATCAAAAATTACTGTTTTTGAAATTGATAGAGAATCAGTTGAATATCTAAAAGAAACGTTTCCAAAAGAACATTTTCAACTAAATACATCCAAAGAAAAATTTGAAATTATTGAAGGCGACTTTTTGAAAAAAAATCTGCACGAAATTTTTAAAGGGCAACAAGTGGCAATTATTGGCAATTTCCCTTACAATATTTCAAGTCAAATTTTGTTCAAAGCTATTGAAAACAGAGTCATAATTCCTGAATTTTCAGGCATGTTTCAAAAAGAAGTTGCGCTGAGAATTGCTGAAAAAGAAGGCAGTAAAACATACGGAATTTTATCAGTTTTATCACAAGCTTTTTATGATGTTGAGTACTTATTTACTGTTCCACCCACTGTTTTTAATCCGCCTCCAAAAGTAGATTCTGGTGTAATTCGCCTTGTAAGAAAAGAAAACTTTACGCTTCCTGTAGATGAAAAATTGTTTTTTTCTGTGGTAAAAACCGCATTCAATCAACGCAGAAAAATGCTGCGTTCGAGTTTAAAATCATTCAATATTTCTGATTCTTTAAAAGAAGACCCTATATTTGCAAAGCGTCCTGAGCAATTATCTGTTCAAGAATTTATTTTTCTCACACAAAAAATCGCAAATAATGACCTTTGA